Part of the Sphingobacterium sp. LZ7M1 genome, CGGTGTACATAGGTTTCGGATTCAGTAGGAAGGTCATAATTGATGACCTGTGGTAATTTATGGATATCAATACCACGGGCAGCAATATCTGTTGCGATCAAAATCTTGGATCTGCCTGTCTTAAAAGATTCCAGGGCATTCTGTCTTGCATTCTGTGATTTATTTCCATGAATAGCATCTGCCTTGAATCCTCTTTTATTGAGTTGCTTTGCCAGACGGTCTGCAGCATGTTTTGTACGGATAAAAACCAGAGTTTGTAGGTTCTTATCTCTGTTCAATAGATCAACCAATAAGTCGGTTTTCTGTTTTTTCTCAATGAAGAAAACAGATTGATTGACATTTTCAGAGGCTTTTACAACGGGGTTGATATTTACTTCTGCTGGGTTTTTTAAGATCGTATTGGCAAACTTCCTGATTTCAGGAGGCATGGTGGCAGAAAAGAACAAGGTCTGTCTTTTCTCCGGTACATATTTAAGGATCTTCTTGATGTCATGGATAAATCCCATATCCAACATGGTATCAGCTTCGTCCAATACTAGGGTAGCAATGCTGTTCAATGTTAAATATTTCTGATTGATGAGGTCTAATAACCTACCTGGTGTTGCGATCAATATATCTACAGGCTGTTGAAGCGATCTAATATTTCTGGAGATAGGGACACCACCAAATACGACCAAATGCCTTAGACCAAGGTGTTTGTTCAGTTCAGCAAAGGTCTTGTCAATCTGAATAGCTAACTCGCGAGTAGGTGCCAAGATCAAGGCTTTTGGAGCTTTGGAATTCGATTTTTGCTTCGCACAGTTTTGTAGGATAGGGATGCTAAAAGCAGCCGTTTTTCCAGTTCCGGTCTGTGCACATCCGATGATATCATTTCCCTTTAAAATGTGGGGAATTGATTCAATCTGTATATCCGTAGGGGCCTTGTAGCCAAGACCTTCGAGTGCTTTTATGATTGGAGCGATTAGCTCCATATTGTTGAAATTCATTGATGTTTTTAAAATTTGTCTTCTAAAAATTTGTTTTACGAAATGCTCTTCGATTGCACAAACTGCTTACAGACATAAAATATGTCAATTAATATTAAAATGAAATCTGAAGAAGCAGTGACAAAGTTTATTAAGGAGGGTTTACAAAGTCATTGATATTATAGAATAAATTCCAATATTATTACAAAATTACTAAAATATTTCGATAATATTTTTCTTTTTTATTAATGGGACGATTTATAGGTCCTAAACAGACATGAGTTTAATGACCTTGACATGCGATTTAAAGGCTGACCAGAAGGAATTATACTCGTTGTATTTTATTTCATAATCCTTGCAAGCCTGTCTAACGATCTTATTTAATGCCGGATAATGGATGTGGCTGATCTTTGGAAAAAGGTGATGCTCCACCTGAAAGTTCAGACCGCCCAAAAGCCAAGTTAACATTTTGTTTTTGGTGGAGAAGTTTGCTGTGGATTGGATTTGGTGGATCATCCATTCCTCTTCAATTTTAGGTTGGTCACCAGATTTAAATTCCGTTTCTGAAACCACATGAGCCAACTGAAATACTGTCGCTAAACAGATTCCGCATACTGCACCTGCAATCAAAATACCAAGTAGAGTTGGAATCCATCCTACATAAATAATCGGGATGACAATAAAGATCAAGGCGTGAATGAGTTTACTGATCCAGAAGATTACTTTTTCCTTCAATGGAAAGTGGAAAGTTCTTTCTAAGCTGCCCATTTTTTGCCTGAAGTATTTTTCATAATCCTGATAGAATATCCATGCTAAATATGAAATTCCATAAAGAAAAATAAAATAAATAGGCTGGAAGCGATGATGTTTCTTTAGTTTCTGATCTTGATGGATACGCATAAACTTCACTTCGATATCGGGATCTTCACCATCAATATTGGTGTAGGTATGATGGGCGATATTGTGTTTTTGCTTCCAAAAAAATATATTTCCTCCCAATAGATTTAAAGAATAGGAAAGGATATTATTGACTTGCTTATTTTCAGAAAACGAATTATGGCCTGCATCATGCATAATATTGAATCCAATTGCTGCAAGATTGACACCAAATATCATACATAACAGGACACTGATGGCCCAATGCGGTTGTACAAAAACTAATATACAGTATATTAAAACAAAGGAAGCCATCAAGATTATGGCTTTACTGTACAACTTACTGTTTCCAGTCTTTTTTTGTATGGTATTATTAAAATATTCGTTAATATTATTTTTTAATGATTTTGAGAATAAGCTGTTTAAGTTGTTGAACTTTATGGTTGATTTCATATAATTATTACCCACTTCCACTTTGTCGACCAGCCCGACAAGAATGTTGTATTTGTGCAAACTTACAATTTATATGGCAAATGATTGTTTAACTTAAGTTAAAAAACTCTAATTTTTATTGGACCTTAATTTAAACTTTGCTTTCTGATTTCTTCGATTTCCTCCACGGTTTTTACCAGGTCTGGACCTAATAATCGGTAGCCATTCTCTTCAATCAAGAAATTGTCTTCAATTCGGATCCCCGAAAAATTACGGTAATCTTCTAGGAGATCATAATTGATGAATTCATGGTTTCTCTTTTCAGCCTTCCACATATCGATCAAGTCAGGGATAATGTATATGCCCGGTTCTACAGTCAAGACAAAGCCTGCTTCCAGTTCTTTTCCTAGGCGCAAAGATTTGAGCCCAAACGTATTTTTGTCCTTAGGCTCTCTTTCGGTATATCCCACATACTGTTCACCCAAGTCTTCCATATCATGGACATCTAATCCCATCATATGGCCTAAGCCACATTGAAAGAACATGGTATGGGCGTGGTTCGCAACGGCGTCTTCAGCATTCCCCTTCATCAATCCAACTGCAGTCAAGCCTTCTACCAAAGTTTTGGCAGCTTTCAGGTGAATATCCTTGAATTTAACCCCAGGTTTCATCATGTCTCTAGCATCTGTAAAGGATCTTAAGACCACATTGTAAAGATCTTTTTGTCTTTCCGTGAAAGTGGCGGATACAGGGAAAGTCCTGGTTAAGTCACCTGCATAACCCATTGGAGTTTCAGCGCCCGAGTCGTTTAAGATCAAATCACCGTTTTTAAAGCTGTTCTCACGGTATTGGTTATGGAGAATTTCACCATGCACTGTCACGATCGGTGGATATGCAAATGTGAAATTTTGGTCTGCAGCATATTTTTGGATCGCATTCACCAATTCATATTCTTTCATTCCAGGTTTTGCAATCTTCATGGCGAGGAGATGCATTTCCGTAGAAACACGAAGAGCCTCTTCAATCTGCTGGATTTCCTGTGGTTCCTTGATCGATCTCTGCTTTACGACGGCCTTGATCAGTTTTTCAGATGGCAGTAGTTCATCTAAATGCCTATCCAAAAGTCTGCTCAATAGGATTTTGTTGTAAGATTGATATGGAGGTAAAAAATGGATTGGGCGATTGTTGAACTTAGCTTTCTGAAGGTGGTTCTCCAGTTCTTTGAAAGGCATGGTTTCAGAAACGCCCGCTTTTAGGCTTTTTTCCTTCAAGGTTTCTTGTCTGCCGGTCCAAACCAGTGCATCCATGTCCAATTCATCACCAAAGATTATTTCCCGGTTTTCATCAATGTCGATGATCCCAGCGATAAAGGGGGCTTGGATTCCGAAATAATATAAAAAGCTGCTGTCTTGGCGGAATGGGTAAGTGTTATGTTCGAAATTGATGGGATTTTCAATATTTCCCAATAAAACGATCACTCCATGGGAAACCTCATTTTTTAATTGGGTTCTTCTATTCTGATAGGTACTTGACGAAAACATTGC contains:
- a CDS encoding DEAD/DEAH box helicase; the encoded protein is MNFNNMELIAPIIKALEGLGYKAPTDIQIESIPHILKGNDIIGCAQTGTGKTAAFSIPILQNCAKQKSNSKAPKALILAPTRELAIQIDKTFAELNKHLGLRHLVVFGGVPISRNIRSLQQPVDILIATPGRLLDLINQKYLTLNSIATLVLDEADTMLDMGFIHDIKKILKYVPEKRQTLFFSATMPPEIRKFANTILKNPAEVNINPVVKASENVNQSVFFIEKKQKTDLLVDLLNRDKNLQTLVFIRTKHAADRLAKQLNKRGFKADAIHGNKSQNARQNALESFKTGRSKILIATDIAARGIDIHKLPQVINYDLPTESETYVHRIGRTGRAGNAGHAYSFCSEEEKKALHGIQKLIGFQLETN
- a CDS encoding acyl-CoA desaturase produces the protein MKSTIKFNNLNSLFSKSLKNNINEYFNNTIQKKTGNSKLYSKAIILMASFVLIYCILVFVQPHWAISVLLCMIFGVNLAAIGFNIMHDAGHNSFSENKQVNNILSYSLNLLGGNIFFWKQKHNIAHHTYTNIDGEDPDIEVKFMRIHQDQKLKKHHRFQPIYFIFLYGISYLAWIFYQDYEKYFRQKMGSLERTFHFPLKEKVIFWISKLIHALIFIVIPIIYVGWIPTLLGILIAGAVCGICLATVFQLAHVVSETEFKSGDQPKIEEEWMIHQIQSTANFSTKNKMLTWLLGGLNFQVEHHLFPKISHIHYPALNKIVRQACKDYEIKYNEYNSFWSAFKSHVKVIKLMSV
- a CDS encoding aminopeptidase P family protein → MFSSSTYQNRRTQLKNEVSHGVIVLLGNIENPINFEHNTYPFRQDSSFLYYFGIQAPFIAGIIDIDENREIIFGDELDMDALVWTGRQETLKEKSLKAGVSETMPFKELENHLQKAKFNNRPIHFLPPYQSYNKILLSRLLDRHLDELLPSEKLIKAVVKQRSIKEPQEIQQIEEALRVSTEMHLLAMKIAKPGMKEYELVNAIQKYAADQNFTFAYPPIVTVHGEILHNQYRENSFKNGDLILNDSGAETPMGYAGDLTRTFPVSATFTERQKDLYNVVLRSFTDARDMMKPGVKFKDIHLKAAKTLVEGLTAVGLMKGNAEDAVANHAHTMFFQCGLGHMMGLDVHDMEDLGEQYVGYTEREPKDKNTFGLKSLRLGKELEAGFVLTVEPGIYIIPDLIDMWKAEKRNHEFINYDLLEDYRNFSGIRIEDNFLIEENGYRLLGPDLVKTVEEIEEIRKQSLN